A region of Paenibacillus sp. JNUCC-31 DNA encodes the following proteins:
- a CDS encoding aminotransferase-like domain-containing protein, translating into MNIPWSKMAQNTPSSVVRDMLQAAQAPGMISLAGGLPAQTSFPLEAIREAYDKVFMGGAAALQYAETEGYRPLRAKIAERLETKGIPASPDHMLLTTGSQQSIDLVCRILLDPGDSVLVESPTYLAALQVIHSYQAEAHGVACDDEGMLPESLEEQLQQRHPKLVYINPTFSNPSGKVWSRARRQQAVDLCRKYGVLILEDDPYGEIRFNPEQLDAPALAQLDAESYEGPSNVIYTSTFSKTVAPGLRTGWILAAPDVVKIAARAKQGADLHSSSIDQRALHALLESFDLDGHIRNISQDYEQRMKKLTALMEAKSWEGISWNSPQGGMFLWLQLPEGMLASNLFTYGIQEKVCIVPGDSFYAGSPELNRMRINFTHTDPDLLPEAVERMDRAIQRWHASLQSDSVVTL; encoded by the coding sequence ATGAATATCCCTTGGTCCAAAATGGCACAAAACACCCCTTCCTCTGTCGTTCGCGACATGCTTCAGGCTGCACAGGCACCTGGAATGATTTCGCTTGCCGGAGGTTTACCCGCCCAGACATCGTTCCCTCTTGAGGCCATCCGTGAAGCATATGATAAGGTATTTATGGGCGGCGCAGCGGCTCTTCAATATGCAGAAACGGAAGGTTATCGACCGTTACGTGCCAAGATTGCCGAACGTCTTGAAACCAAGGGCATTCCCGCTTCACCTGATCATATGCTCCTGACCACCGGATCTCAGCAATCCATTGACCTGGTGTGCAGAATTTTGCTTGATCCGGGCGACAGCGTATTGGTTGAATCCCCAACCTACCTGGCTGCCCTTCAAGTGATCCATTCCTATCAGGCGGAAGCGCATGGAGTCGCCTGTGATGATGAAGGCATGTTGCCTGAATCGCTGGAAGAACAGCTTCAGCAGCGTCATCCGAAACTCGTTTACATCAACCCTACTTTCTCCAACCCATCGGGCAAAGTATGGAGTCGTGCCAGACGTCAGCAAGCTGTGGACCTGTGTCGTAAATATGGAGTATTGATTCTGGAAGACGATCCTTATGGGGAAATTCGCTTTAATCCGGAACAGCTGGACGCTCCTGCACTGGCACAACTGGATGCAGAATCCTATGAGGGTCCATCCAATGTCATTTACACCAGCACGTTCTCCAAAACCGTAGCCCCCGGCCTACGCACTGGCTGGATTTTGGCCGCACCCGATGTAGTCAAAATTGCTGCCCGCGCCAAACAGGGTGCAGATCTGCATTCCAGCAGCATCGACCAAAGAGCACTTCATGCACTGCTGGAATCATTTGACTTGGACGGGCATATTCGCAATATCTCACAGGATTATGAACAACGGATGAAAAAATTGACCGCGCTCATGGAAGCAAAATCATGGGAAGGTATCTCCTGGAACTCCCCGCAAGGCGGAATGTTCCTTTGGCTGCAGCTGCCTGAGGGTATGCTGGCAAGCAACCTGTTTACCTATGGAATTCAGGAAAAAGTGTGCATTGTACCAGGTGATTCCTTCTATGCAGGTTCACCGGAGCTGAACCGTATGCGGATCAACTTTACCCATACCGATCCAGACCTGCTGCCTGAAGCTGTAGAGCGTATGGATCGCGCCATTCAACGGTGGCATGCATCATTACAGTCGGACAGTGTAGTGACACTGTAA
- the glyS gene encoding glycine--tRNA ligase subunit beta, whose product MSKDLLFEIGLEEVPARFMRAAIEQLQDRVVKWLDGSRIAYGEVNAYATPRRLAVLIKDVAEKQEDVEEEVKGPSRKIALDDSGNWSKAALGFARSQGVEPDQFTFKELSGVEYIYATKSSKGVETSSVIGQGLLAILHAMTFPKFMRWASYDFKFVRPIRWIVALLGSDVIKLEVAGVKSGNVTRGHRFLGKEAVISDPASYVEVLRSENVIADIKEREQMIVAQIQALAAEKKWDIAIKEDLLEEVLFLVETPTVLFGTFESSFLNIPQEVLITSMREHQRYFPVLDNDGQLLPYFVTVRNGGNDSLDVIAKGNEKVLRARLSDAKFFYEEDQKLEIKDALSKLESIVFQEELGTVGDKVRRIRKIADGLAAKLHVSADVAEAVSRSADICKFDLVTLMVGEFPELQGVMGEDYARKAGEKEDVAKAVFEHYQPRFAGDQSPASLVGAIVSAADKMDTIVGCFSINIIPTGSQDPYALRRQAAGIVQILLDHNLPLTLSDVFGVALQVHAQMNLLKRADEEVRKDLQDFFGLRVKKLLSETVRYDVVDAVISSGFDDISAVVPKGEALMAAVQTGDAFKTTVESFNRVGNLAAKASNASVHSELFTEEGERQLHEAWSQTNEEYRQVLSKHAAAEALAIASSWKEAITIFFDSVMVMAEDEAVRANRLALLAAIDRDLKAFADFSKLVW is encoded by the coding sequence ATGTCTAAGGATCTGTTATTTGAAATTGGTCTGGAAGAAGTGCCTGCACGCTTCATGCGAGCAGCAATTGAACAGCTGCAGGATCGTGTCGTGAAATGGCTGGATGGATCACGTATTGCTTATGGTGAAGTGAACGCCTATGCCACACCTCGCCGACTGGCTGTTTTGATTAAGGATGTTGCCGAGAAACAGGAGGACGTGGAGGAAGAAGTAAAAGGACCTTCACGCAAAATTGCACTGGATGACAGTGGTAACTGGAGTAAAGCCGCACTTGGATTTGCCCGTAGTCAGGGTGTTGAACCGGATCAGTTCACATTCAAGGAACTGAGCGGCGTGGAATATATCTATGCGACCAAGAGCAGCAAAGGTGTAGAAACATCCTCTGTAATCGGTCAAGGTTTGCTGGCTATACTACATGCCATGACGTTCCCGAAATTCATGCGCTGGGCTTCGTATGATTTCAAATTTGTACGTCCGATTCGCTGGATTGTCGCTCTGCTGGGCAGCGATGTTATTAAGTTGGAAGTTGCAGGAGTAAAGTCTGGCAATGTAACACGTGGACATCGTTTTCTCGGGAAAGAGGCGGTCATATCAGATCCTGCTTCGTATGTGGAAGTGCTTCGTTCCGAGAACGTTATTGCGGATATCAAAGAACGTGAGCAGATGATTGTAGCCCAGATCCAGGCACTGGCTGCCGAGAAGAAATGGGATATTGCGATTAAGGAAGATCTGCTGGAAGAAGTCTTGTTCCTGGTGGAGACACCAACGGTGCTGTTCGGAACATTCGAGTCTTCATTTTTGAATATTCCTCAAGAAGTACTCATTACTTCGATGCGCGAGCATCAACGTTATTTCCCTGTGCTTGATAACGATGGACAATTGTTGCCATACTTCGTTACGGTTCGTAACGGCGGTAACGATTCATTGGATGTCATTGCAAAAGGAAACGAAAAGGTACTTCGTGCACGTCTGTCTGATGCCAAGTTCTTTTACGAGGAAGACCAGAAACTGGAGATCAAGGACGCATTATCGAAGCTGGAGAGTATTGTCTTCCAGGAAGAGCTCGGTACGGTTGGAGATAAGGTTCGCCGCATTCGCAAAATTGCGGATGGCTTGGCTGCCAAGCTGCACGTATCTGCTGATGTGGCTGAAGCGGTGAGTCGTTCTGCGGATATCTGCAAATTCGACCTTGTTACACTTATGGTGGGCGAATTCCCTGAACTGCAAGGAGTAATGGGTGAGGATTATGCACGAAAAGCTGGTGAGAAAGAAGACGTGGCCAAAGCGGTATTTGAGCACTATCAACCACGCTTCGCCGGCGATCAGTCTCCTGCTTCGCTCGTTGGTGCCATTGTAAGTGCTGCGGATAAAATGGATACGATCGTTGGCTGCTTCTCCATCAATATCATTCCAACGGGATCTCAGGACCCTTATGCGCTGCGCCGTCAGGCAGCAGGTATCGTTCAAATTTTGCTGGATCACAATCTTCCACTGACCTTGTCCGACGTGTTTGGGGTTGCACTTCAAGTGCATGCCCAAATGAACCTGTTGAAACGTGCGGATGAAGAGGTTCGTAAAGATTTGCAGGACTTCTTTGGTCTCCGCGTGAAGAAACTGTTGTCCGAGACTGTCCGTTATGATGTGGTGGATGCAGTGATTTCTTCCGGATTTGATGATATTAGCGCTGTCGTTCCAAAAGGTGAGGCACTGATGGCAGCTGTCCAAACTGGAGATGCCTTCAAAACAACCGTAGAATCCTTCAACCGTGTAGGTAATCTGGCTGCCAAAGCATCCAATGCGTCGGTACATTCGGAACTTTTCACAGAAGAAGGAGAACGTCAACTGCATGAGGCATGGAGCCAAACCAATGAGGAGTACCGACAGGTACTATCTAAGCATGCTGCTGCTGAAGCGCTCGCGATTGCATCGTCTTGGAAGGAAGCGATCACCATATTCTTTGATTCGGTTATGGTTATGGCTGAAGACGAGGCTGTCCGTGCAAATCGCTTAGCATTGCTTGCAGCCATTGACCGTGATCTGAAAGCATTTGCTGATTTCTCCAAACTCGTTTGGTAA
- the dnaG gene encoding DNA primase, which yields MSTGQGGIPETIIESVLQQHDIVDTVSRFVHLTKQGKYMKGLCPFHSEKTPSFTVTPEKQIFYCYGCGTGGNAIKFRMEIEGLSFPEAVKTMAEESHISMGDWQGRESAHVNPETERLLEAYELTAKLYHFLLKNTEHGKAAMEYLRSRGFSDKLIDQFQIGYAPNRWDTLVQFLEKREFPLAEMEKGGLLSPRNEGQGYVDRFRDRVMFPINGRSGKPIAFAGRILGDGQPKYLNSPETRLFNKSRVLYNLHHAKNAIRKQRQAILFEGYGDVISAWDQDIQNGVAAMGTALTENQALMLKGMCDEVIVCYDGDRAGQAAALKNFPILEEAGLHVKIALIPDGLDPDDFIRKHGGERFRNQIVDGAVTTTKFKLINLKKNHILLEGGGQIAYSKEAVKLIAPLSSPTEREVYLRELAAEVDVSFETLKQECNEEREAMKNNLQYGDNNPKRWNNGRQQNRQVPTPNLLPAYHVAERKLLAWMLQDEEAAQYVNEHLGEAFNLDDHAAIAAYLYAYYAQGKPSDTSRFMSSLHDDRLEKTVSSISMMDGPGEWSVQILDDCIREVLKYPRKKEYDLKKEEMIAAERAGDSVRAAQIAIEMIALERQ from the coding sequence ATGAGTACCGGACAAGGCGGTATACCCGAAACTATTATTGAATCGGTGTTACAGCAGCATGATATCGTCGATACGGTGAGCCGATTTGTGCATCTGACCAAGCAGGGGAAGTACATGAAAGGCCTCTGTCCTTTTCATTCGGAGAAGACGCCTTCGTTCACAGTTACGCCTGAGAAACAAATTTTCTATTGCTACGGTTGCGGCACGGGTGGAAATGCCATCAAATTCAGGATGGAAATCGAAGGGTTATCCTTTCCCGAGGCTGTCAAGACGATGGCAGAAGAAAGCCACATTTCAATGGGTGACTGGCAAGGGCGTGAATCGGCTCATGTTAATCCTGAGACTGAACGTTTATTGGAAGCATATGAGCTTACCGCGAAGCTGTATCATTTCTTATTGAAAAATACAGAGCATGGTAAAGCGGCTATGGAATATTTACGCTCACGCGGGTTTAGCGACAAGCTTATTGACCAGTTCCAGATTGGCTACGCGCCGAATCGCTGGGATACCTTGGTGCAATTTTTGGAAAAGCGCGAATTTCCGCTTGCGGAGATGGAGAAAGGTGGTTTACTGTCACCGAGAAACGAAGGTCAGGGGTATGTTGACCGTTTCCGAGACAGGGTCATGTTTCCGATTAATGGCAGGAGTGGTAAGCCGATTGCATTTGCAGGTCGCATTTTGGGAGACGGGCAACCAAAGTACCTAAATTCACCGGAAACCCGGTTATTTAACAAAAGCCGTGTTCTCTACAATCTGCATCATGCCAAAAATGCGATTCGCAAACAAAGGCAGGCCATATTGTTCGAAGGATATGGCGATGTTATCTCCGCCTGGGATCAGGATATACAAAATGGTGTAGCGGCAATGGGGACTGCGCTCACTGAGAATCAGGCACTGATGCTTAAAGGCATGTGTGATGAAGTCATTGTATGTTATGACGGTGATCGAGCAGGACAGGCTGCGGCACTTAAAAACTTCCCTATTCTAGAGGAAGCAGGATTGCACGTCAAAATTGCTCTGATACCGGATGGGCTCGACCCGGATGATTTTATCCGCAAGCACGGTGGCGAGCGGTTCCGAAACCAGATTGTGGACGGCGCCGTAACGACTACAAAATTTAAGCTTATAAACCTAAAAAAAAACCATATACTGCTAGAAGGTGGCGGACAAATCGCTTACTCCAAGGAAGCGGTGAAACTTATTGCTCCATTGTCTTCTCCTACGGAGCGGGAAGTATATCTTCGGGAACTGGCTGCGGAAGTCGATGTATCATTTGAAACACTGAAGCAGGAGTGTAACGAAGAACGGGAGGCTATGAAAAATAACCTTCAGTATGGGGATAATAACCCTAAAAGGTGGAATAATGGTAGGCAACAAAATAGGCAGGTACCTACGCCCAATCTGTTGCCGGCTTATCACGTTGCTGAACGCAAACTGCTGGCCTGGATGCTTCAGGATGAGGAGGCTGCCCAGTACGTGAATGAGCATCTTGGTGAAGCTTTTAACTTAGATGATCATGCAGCTATTGCTGCTTATCTATATGCCTATTATGCGCAAGGCAAACCGTCGGATACAAGCCGTTTTATGTCTTCACTGCATGACGACCGACTGGAAAAGACGGTTAGTTCAATCTCGATGATGGATGGTCCGGGTGAATGGAGTGTTCAAATACTCGATGATTGCATCAGGGAAGTGCTGAAATATCCGCGCAAGAAAGAGTACGATTTGAAAAAAGAAGAAATGATTGCTGCAGAGCGGGCAGGTGATTCTGTACGCGCGGCACAAATTGCAATTGAAATGATTGCCCTAGAGAGACAGTGA
- a CDS encoding YaiI/YqxD family protein → MKPGGLGLSELNVRHIVVDGDACPVKAEIAETALRFNVPVLMVSSFDHFLQGGEGVRTVQVDRSDQSADLYIANHIKPYDVVITQDYGLAALALGKRCYVLSFRGREFNDRDIDFMLDSRHTAAKARKRGHYGKGPKPFTEQDREKFQHKLTKLLKDLQENV, encoded by the coding sequence ATGAAACCGGGTGGTCTGGGTTTGAGTGAGTTGAATGTACGCCACATTGTTGTGGATGGTGATGCTTGCCCGGTCAAGGCCGAGATCGCAGAAACAGCTCTTCGATTCAACGTACCTGTATTGATGGTTTCTTCATTTGACCATTTTCTTCAGGGTGGAGAAGGAGTGCGCACTGTTCAGGTTGATCGAAGTGATCAAAGTGCCGATCTGTACATTGCCAATCACATTAAGCCATACGATGTGGTCATTACACAGGATTATGGACTGGCGGCGCTCGCACTTGGCAAACGTTGTTATGTATTATCATTTCGTGGTCGTGAGTTTAATGATCGTGACATTGATTTCATGCTGGATTCCCGTCATACTGCGGCCAAAGCACGAAAAAGAGGACATTATGGAAAAGGCCCAAAGCCGTTCACAGAGCAGGATCGGGAAAAGTTTCAACATAAACTGACAAAACTTTTGAAAGATTTGCAGGAGAATGTGTAA
- a CDS encoding MocR-like pyridoxine biosynthesis transcription factor PdxR: MHIELKRGSSTKLYIQIALTLADRIRSGLIEPGTRLPSVRKMTADLGVSLVTVSKAYAELEAIQLITCSQGKGCYVRGGQELETTEDMERTHRTHPRTESSTPWNWQMALVDYLPRAQLWRHFDASPQVQYELHMSAIQPELLPTQEIIDSAYRLSLDHPQRMAAYGSFQGDRELRQTFAGHFAERGLRVPPERMLITSGTQQGIDLVARTFVGPGDVVYMEAPSYTGAIDVFTSRGAKIITVPMDDEGMRIDLLTRLCDTYPPKLIYTIPTFHNPTGITMTAQRRAQLLNLAQSYHCLILEDDPFADLYFHDSPPASIKSMDGTGHVVYIKSFSKVLSPGCRVACAVADGSVLTRLVAAKSTADLGSPLLTQKALQSYIQHHYSSYTARLREELYSRLCAASEVLEEYAPPGMYWTLPDGGLNLWLQLPDGLDMRELHRQALAAGVSFLPGSACYVGETDTASLRICFTVTNQELLCEGLRVLCRVIENVTPQKGGATADRLPLI, translated from the coding sequence ATGCATATTGAACTGAAACGGGGGAGCAGCACCAAATTATATATCCAGATTGCCCTAACCCTTGCGGACCGGATAAGGTCTGGGCTAATTGAGCCTGGAACCCGTCTTCCCTCTGTTCGAAAAATGACTGCGGATCTGGGCGTCAGCCTGGTGACCGTGTCCAAAGCATATGCCGAACTGGAAGCCATTCAACTGATCACCTGTTCTCAAGGAAAAGGATGCTATGTACGCGGAGGACAGGAGCTGGAGACAACAGAAGACATGGAGAGAACTCACCGGACGCATCCGAGGACTGAATCAAGCACACCCTGGAACTGGCAGATGGCTCTTGTCGATTATTTGCCCCGTGCACAGCTCTGGCGACATTTTGACGCGTCTCCTCAAGTACAATATGAGCTGCATATGTCGGCCATTCAGCCTGAATTGTTGCCAACGCAGGAGATTATCGACAGTGCTTACCGCCTCTCCTTAGATCACCCACAACGGATGGCGGCTTACGGCTCTTTTCAGGGAGACCGTGAACTTCGGCAGACGTTTGCAGGGCATTTTGCAGAAAGAGGGCTTAGAGTACCACCTGAACGGATGCTGATTACAAGCGGGACCCAACAAGGAATTGATCTTGTCGCCCGGACCTTCGTCGGGCCTGGTGACGTGGTGTACATGGAGGCACCAAGCTACACCGGTGCGATCGATGTGTTTACAAGCAGGGGAGCGAAGATAATTACGGTACCCATGGATGATGAAGGGATGCGCATTGATCTGTTAACCCGTTTGTGTGATACATACCCTCCCAAATTGATATACACCATTCCCACATTCCACAATCCTACAGGCATTACGATGACTGCACAGCGCCGCGCTCAACTGCTGAATCTTGCTCAGAGTTATCACTGTCTCATCCTGGAGGATGATCCGTTCGCTGATCTGTATTTCCATGATTCGCCGCCCGCATCGATTAAATCCATGGATGGAACAGGACATGTGGTATATATCAAAAGTTTTAGCAAGGTGCTGTCTCCTGGTTGCCGTGTGGCCTGTGCAGTTGCAGATGGAAGTGTGCTCACCCGGCTTGTTGCTGCCAAATCCACTGCGGACCTGGGGAGCCCCCTGCTCACGCAGAAGGCATTGCAATCGTATATTCAACATCATTATAGTTCGTATACAGCTCGTCTGAGGGAAGAGTTATATTCCCGTCTTTGTGCCGCCTCGGAGGTTTTGGAGGAATATGCCCCACCGGGGATGTACTGGACTTTGCCTGATGGAGGATTGAACTTATGGCTTCAATTGCCTGATGGTTTGGATATGCGAGAGCTGCACCGCCAGGCCCTTGCTGCAGGTGTTTCATTTTTGCCGGGTTCCGCCTGTTATGTAGGGGAAACGGATACGGCGAGTCTGCGGATTTGCTTTACGGTAACGAATCAGGAGCTATTATGTGAGGGGCTGCGTGTATTGTGCAGGGTCATTGAAAATGTTACACCCCAAAAAGGCGGGGCAACGGCGGACAGGCTACCGCTTATTTAA
- a CDS encoding tRNA (adenine(22)-N(1))-methyltransferase produces MKLSNRLQRIHDQIPEGSRLADIGSDHALLPVAAVRSGKAEGAVAGEVNPGPYEAARKQVSDAGLKEQITVRRGDGLDVIAAGEVDVITIAGMGGALIASILDRGLSKLDEVKLLILQPNVGEDILRRWLLEHQWVVVAEQLLEEDGKVYEIITAMPQALSPIANEEVYRARPLEGGVELTSDLLLRMGPYLTDRPTDVFFAKWESEIVKLESVVQSISKSDQESSRDKAAEVEHLIVNLKEVLSCLPKVKR; encoded by the coding sequence ATGAAACTTTCGAATCGATTACAACGAATACATGATCAAATTCCCGAAGGCAGCCGCTTGGCTGACATTGGTTCAGACCATGCTTTGCTTCCGGTAGCGGCCGTACGCAGTGGGAAAGCGGAAGGTGCAGTAGCCGGAGAAGTTAACCCGGGTCCTTACGAAGCTGCACGCAAGCAAGTTAGCGATGCTGGCCTGAAAGAGCAAATTACAGTACGACGTGGAGATGGCTTGGATGTCATCGCAGCAGGAGAAGTGGATGTTATCACGATTGCTGGTATGGGAGGGGCGCTAATTGCCTCCATTCTGGATCGTGGTCTTTCCAAACTTGATGAGGTCAAACTGCTTATTTTGCAACCTAATGTGGGTGAGGATATCCTCAGAAGGTGGCTGTTGGAGCATCAATGGGTTGTAGTTGCAGAGCAGCTGCTTGAAGAAGATGGCAAAGTATACGAGATTATTACAGCAATGCCGCAAGCCCTCAGTCCGATCGCCAACGAGGAAGTGTATCGAGCACGTCCGCTTGAAGGCGGAGTGGAATTGACATCCGATTTGCTGCTGCGCATGGGGCCTTATTTAACAGACCGTCCAACAGATGTGTTTTTTGCCAAATGGGAGAGCGAAATCGTCAAGCTGGAAAGTGTTGTGCAGTCGATCTCCAAATCCGATCAGGAATCTTCACGGGACAAGGCAGCTGAGGTGGAGCATTTAATTGTGAACTTGAAGGAGGTACTCTCATGTTTGCCAAAGGTCAAACGGTAA
- the rpoD gene encoding RNA polymerase sigma factor RpoD, giving the protein MANDQHTELETELTLDQVKDQLIESGKKRASLNYKEIIEKLSPFEQDAEQMDEFYEQLSDLGIDVVNENDEEVTLRPSEDSENNTREGDDEFHFDDDLSLPPGIKINDPVRMYLKEIGRVPLLSADDEVELAKRIENGDEEAKRRLAEANLRLVVSIAKRYVGRGMLFLDLIQEGNMGLIKAVEKFDHKKGYKFSTYATWWIRQAITRAIADQARTIRIPVHMVETINKLIRVSRQLLQELGREPTPEEIAAEMDLSVEKVREITKIAQEPVSLETPIGEEDDSHLGDFIEDQEALAPADAAAYELLKEQLEDVLDTLTEREENVLRLRFGLDDGRTRTLEEVGKVFGVTRERIRQIEAKALRKLRHPSRSKRLKDFLE; this is encoded by the coding sequence ATGGCGAATGATCAGCATACTGAACTAGAAACAGAATTGACGCTGGATCAGGTTAAGGATCAATTGATTGAATCAGGCAAGAAAAGAGCTTCGTTGAACTACAAGGAAATTATAGAGAAGCTCTCCCCATTTGAGCAAGATGCAGAACAGATGGATGAGTTCTATGAGCAACTGAGCGACCTGGGTATTGATGTCGTGAACGAAAATGATGAAGAGGTAACCCTTCGCCCTAGTGAAGATTCCGAGAACAACACCAGAGAGGGAGACGATGAATTCCACTTTGATGACGATCTGAGCCTTCCACCAGGAATCAAAATCAATGACCCAGTTCGGATGTATCTCAAAGAAATCGGTCGAGTACCTTTGCTGTCTGCGGATGACGAAGTAGAACTGGCGAAACGGATTGAAAATGGGGATGAAGAAGCGAAACGTCGTTTGGCTGAGGCTAACCTTCGTCTCGTGGTCAGTATCGCCAAGCGTTATGTTGGTCGTGGCATGTTGTTCCTGGATCTGATTCAGGAAGGTAATATGGGTCTGATCAAAGCGGTTGAGAAGTTCGACCACAAAAAGGGTTATAAATTCAGTACGTATGCAACATGGTGGATTCGCCAGGCGATCACCCGTGCGATTGCGGACCAGGCGCGTACCATTCGTATCCCTGTACACATGGTGGAGACGATTAATAAGCTGATCCGGGTATCCCGTCAGCTGTTGCAGGAACTTGGGCGTGAACCGACACCGGAAGAGATCGCTGCCGAGATGGACCTGAGTGTGGAGAAAGTTCGTGAGATTACGAAGATTGCTCAGGAACCGGTTTCCCTGGAAACACCGATTGGTGAGGAAGATGATTCCCATCTGGGTGATTTCATCGAGGATCAGGAAGCACTGGCTCCGGCGGATGCTGCTGCTTATGAGCTGCTGAAAGAACAGCTCGAAGATGTCCTGGATACCTTGACTGAGCGTGAAGAGAACGTGCTTCGTCTGCGTTTTGGTCTGGACGATGGACGTACAAGAACGCTGGAAGAAGTGGGCAAGGTATTTGGTGTTACGCGTGAGCGTATTCGTCAAATTGAAGCCAAGGCTCTTCGTAAATTGCGTCACCCTAGCCGCAGTAAACGGCTTAAAGATTTCCTCGAATAA
- a CDS encoding Nif3-like dinuclear metal center hexameric protein: MFAKGQTVIQWMEQLAPKHLAVPDDRIGLQLGSLQKEITHVLIALDVTNEVVDEAIRIGANLIIAHHAIIFRPVKSLNTDTPMGKLYEKLIKHDIAVYISHTNLDVAEGGMNDWMAEAIGIESKESLEDVHTDQLFKLAVFVPRTHHEQVLQAILEAGAGSIGQYNKCSFNTKGTGTFVPGEGTQPFIGTEGQMERVEEMRIETLVPQSLRSKVIQAMLKAHPYEEVAYDLYAIDLKGRTLGLGRLGPLKQPKTLGELVEVVKAKLDVPYVRVVGDLNRQIKKAAVLGGSGSRYTLPARFKGADVIVTGDIDYHTAHDALMAGMCIIDAGHNAEKIMKPKTADWLRSRLEEKRYDTQVTASEVNTEVFQFI, from the coding sequence ATGTTTGCCAAAGGTCAAACGGTAATTCAATGGATGGAGCAGCTTGCTCCCAAACATCTGGCCGTGCCGGATGATCGAATTGGTCTTCAACTTGGCAGTTTGCAAAAGGAAATTACGCACGTTCTTATCGCGCTTGATGTTACAAACGAAGTTGTAGACGAGGCCATTCGGATAGGAGCGAATCTGATTATTGCACACCATGCTATCATTTTCCGCCCAGTCAAATCATTGAATACCGACACACCCATGGGGAAACTGTACGAGAAGCTGATTAAGCATGATATTGCGGTGTACATTAGCCATACCAATCTGGATGTGGCCGAAGGCGGAATGAATGATTGGATGGCCGAGGCCATCGGAATTGAGAGCAAGGAATCACTTGAGGATGTACATACAGATCAATTGTTCAAACTGGCTGTATTTGTACCCCGCACACACCATGAGCAGGTACTTCAGGCGATCCTTGAAGCAGGTGCTGGCAGTATTGGTCAATACAACAAGTGCAGCTTCAATACGAAAGGCACAGGTACTTTTGTACCGGGAGAGGGGACACAGCCTTTCATCGGAACAGAGGGACAGATGGAGCGTGTAGAGGAAATGCGAATCGAGACCCTTGTACCGCAAAGTCTGCGCAGCAAAGTTATTCAAGCCATGCTTAAGGCTCATCCTTATGAGGAAGTGGCCTATGACCTCTATGCAATCGATTTAAAAGGCCGTACGCTGGGTCTGGGACGCTTAGGACCGCTTAAGCAACCCAAGACACTCGGTGAGCTGGTGGAGGTCGTGAAGGCCAAACTGGATGTGCCATACGTTCGGGTAGTAGGCGATCTCAACCGGCAGATCAAAAAAGCAGCAGTACTTGGCGGCTCAGGCAGCCGTTATACCCTTCCCGCACGCTTCAAAGGTGCTGATGTCATCGTGACCGGGGATATTGATTATCATACGGCTCACGATGCACTGATGGCAGGCATGTGTATCATTGATGCCGGTCATAATGCTGAGAAAATCATGAAGCCCAAAACTGCGGACTGGCTGCGTTCCCGTTTGGAAGAAAAACGTTATGACACACAAGTAACTGCATCTGAGGTGAACACGGAAGTGTTTCAGTTTATCTAG